The nucleotide window CGACTCGATCGGGGCCTTGCGGCGCCAACTGCGGCCGTACCGGGCCTGGAGACGGGCCTGATAGATGAGCCGGTCCTGTTCGAGCTTGATGACCTGCTCGTAACTGCGCAGCTCCCACAGCTTCATCCGGCGCCACAGCTTGAACGTGGGGATCGGGGAGAGCACCCAGCGGGTGAGGCGTACGCCTTCCATGTGCTTGTCGGCCGTGATGTCCGCGATCCGGCCCACGGCGTGGCGCGCGGCCTCGACGGAGACGACGAACAGGATCGGGATGACCGCGTGCATGCCCGTGCCCAGGGGGTCGGGCCAGGCCGCGGCGCCGTTGAAGGCGATCGTCGCGGCGGTCAGCAGCCAGGCGGTCTGGCGCAGCAGTGGGAACGGGATGCGCATCCACGTCAGCAGCAGGTCGAGGGCGAGCAGCACGCAGATGCCCGCGTCGATGCCGATCGGGAAGACGTACGAGAACGACCCGAAGCCCTTCTCGACGGCCAGCTCGCGCACGGCCGCGTACGAGCCCGCGAATCCGATCGCGGCGATGAGCACCGCGCCGGCGACGACGATTCCGATGAGTATCCGGTGCGTGCGTGTCAGCTGCATCGCGGCCACGCGCGATCCCCTCCCCGACTTGTGCCCTGGGCTGCTGCCCGCGCCCGACCAGGACGTCCGGCGCGGGCACAGCCTGGCACATGCGTAGGGCACGCGTTACGCGGGGAGGGGGGAAGCCCGGCTCCCGAGGGAGAGCCGGGCTTCGTGAAAACGTCTGTGGGCAGGGGGGTTGGGGGTTCCGCCGGGGCTACGTCACGATGTGCGGACGGTTTTCGGGCGGCCCGGTTCCTAGGTCCTGGGCTTGGCGGTCGACTTGGAAGGCGCCTTGGACGAGGTGGTGTCCGGCGCTGTCGAGGACTTGCCCTTCGAGGGCACCTTGGTGCCGGCGGAGTCCACGTCGTCGGCCGCGTTGGCGGTGGCGACCGCGGCGACCGCTTCCTTCGCCGCCTTCTCGGCACCCTTCAGGATGTCGGAGGCGGACGGCGACTTGGCGCCCGCGTACCCGGCACCGTTGTAGGTCAGGGTGACGACGACGTTCCCCGTGCGGGCGACGACCGTCGCGTACTCGAAGTCCTCACTCGTCTTGGTGAGGTCGTACGTGATGGCGGTCGCCTGCTCGCCGACGCCGTCGAGGGCCGTCGTCTCGAGCTTCTTCGCGTCCTCGGTGGCCTGGGCCTTGGCGACCTGCTTGGTGTAGTCCTCGGTGGCGCGCGCGGCGCCACTTCCGAGGGACGGGTCCGAGGCGAAGCGGGTGTAGCCGACGTCGAGCCAGCGGTACTGGGAGCCCTTGACGCCGTTGTCGTCCAGGCCGTTCCAGGAACAGCCGGCGCGGGCCTGGACGTCGCTGGACTTGCCCGGTGTGCCGCCCTTGACCTTGGCCTTGGGGACCAGGGACGAGATCGTCTTCTTCGCGAGCGCCTTGCAGGGGTCGGGAAGCTGGGTGAACTTCGCCGGCTCGACCGTCGGCACCGTCGGCTTCGCGCTCGCCGAGGCGGACGCGTCCGCGTCCTTCTTGCCGTCGTCCGACGAGCAGCCGGTGACGACGAGCATCAGCGGGACGGCGGCGCAGGCGAGTATGCGGGACAGGCGCGGAGCTGATCGGTGCATGGTTCCTTCACTCGGATGGCACGGCGGTCTCGTGCGGGTCTTCGGGCGGTTCGGTCGGTTCGGGGCCGGCTTCGGTCCGTCTTCGGGCCGACTTGGGTCCGGCTTGGGTCCGGCGGTGGTGGTCCGGAGGGCCACGGTACGACGGACGGCGGCCGGATGCCGCCTCGGTCGGGGAGCCCGCGAGGGCGTACGGAACGGGTCGCGGGCTGTCGGACGGCGGCTACTCGCTGAGTGTGTCGGCCAGCTTCCGGGCCAGTGCCCGGGCCTTTTCCTGCAGTTCCTTGCTGTCGGGGACCTTGGTGACGAGGGCCGGCTGCTCGCTGTACCGGACGGTCACGATGACGTTCGATGTGCGGAATACCACGCTCACCGTGCGGTGCTGGGCGGTGGAACCTGCCCGTGTGAGTACATCGTCCAGAAACGCCGCATCGCCCAGGTTGTCCAGGATGCGCGGCTGGAGCGCGTCGGCGGTGGCGCCGGAGGCGCCCGTGGGGCCGCCGGCGCCGGTGCCGTTGCCGGCCGACGGGGTCGTGGGCGTCGCGCCCGGGCTCGTCTCCTTCTGCCCGTCGGGGGTGGAGGCGACGGGCAGATCGGCGGCGGTCTCCTTCTTCGTATAGACCTCGCCGGCCCGGTAGTCGTCGCTCACCGCCGGGTCGTACGACACGACGCGCTCGAAGTCGATGACGAGGTTCCGGGACATGTCCGGGGAGTCGGCCTTCCAGCGGCAGCCGACCTTGCGGTCGGTGTCGTAGGTGACGGCGGCCGTGCCTTCGTACACCTTCTCCTGCTGGTCCACGGGCAGTTCGGCGGCGCCCGGCAGCAGGTCCTTCAGGGTGGACAGAGGAACCGCGCGGCAGGGCTCGGGCAGTGTCCGGTACCTGCCGGGCGGGGCGGCCGAGACCGTCGGGCTGCCCGGCTTGCTGTCGGGGTCGTCGGCAGTGCCGTCCGAGCCCGCGCTGCAGCCGGCGACGAGCACTGCGAGCAGTGCGACGCCGGGTGCATACGCCATGTGTCGCACGGTTCCAGGCTCCCTTCGGAACGAAAACAGGTTGCCGCTCGATGGCGGCCGGTGGACACAATGTGTATCGCACGCGCAGCTGTGAATGCCGGTCGACCGACGTGTTTGCCGATCTTGGCGCCAGTTTTGCGTTTTCAGTCTTTACGGGGGAATCGAGGGGTTATGTCGTATGTAGAGGTGCCGGGTCAGCAGGTTCCGATTCGGATGTGGGCCGATCCGGCCTCGGTCGAGGACGGGGCGATGCAGCAGCTGCGCAACGTGGCGACGCTGCCGTGGATCAAGGGCCTCGCCGTCATGCCGGACGTTCATTACGGCAAGGGCGCGACCGTCGGTTCGGTGATCGCCATGCACGGTGCGGTCTGTCCGGCGGCGGTGGGTGTGGACATCGGCTGCGGAATGTCGGCGGTGAAGACGTCCCTGACAGCCAACGACCTGCCGGGGGATCTGTCGCGGCTGCGCTCGAAGATCGAGCAGGCCATTCCGGTGGGCCGGGGGATGCACGACGAGATCGTCGAGCCGGGGAAGCTGCACGGCTTCCCGACGGCCGGCTGGGACGATTTCTGGGGGCGGTTCGACGGGATCGCCGATGCGGTCAAGTTCCGTCAGGAACGTGCCACGAAGCAGATGGGGACGCTCGGAAGCGGAAACCACTTCTGTGAGATCTGCATCGATACGGACGGCTCCGTGTGGCTCATGCTCCACTCCGGTTCGCGGAACATCGGCAAGGAGCTGGCTGATCACCACATCGGTATCGCGCAGAGCCTGCCGCACAACCAGGGTCTGATCGACCGCGACCTCGCGGTCTTCATCTCCGAGACCCCGCAGATGGCGGCGTACCGGAACGATCTGTTCTGGGCGCAGGAGTACGCGAAGTTCAACCGCGCGATCATGATGGGGCTCCTGAAGGACGTCGTCCGCAAGGAGTTCAAGAAGGCCAAGGTCGCCTTCGAGCAGGAGATCAGCTGCCACCACAACTACGTGGCGGAGGAGCGGTACGAGGGCCTGGACCTGCTCGTCACCCGTAAGGGAGCGATCCGCGCCGGGTCGGGGGAGTACGGGATCATCCCGGGGTCCATGGGGACGGGCTCGTACATCGTGAAGGGCCTAGGGAGCGAGAAGTCGTTCAACTCCGCCTCGCACGGTGCCGGCCGCCGGATGAGCCGTAACGCGGCGAAGAAGCGGTTCACGACGCAGGACCTGGAGCAGCAGACGCGGGGTGTGGAGTGCCGCAAGGACTCCGGTGTGGTGGACGAGATCCCGGCCGCGTACAAGCCGATCGAGCAGGTCATCGAGCAGCAGACCGATCTGGTCGCGGTCGTCGCGAAGCTGAAGCAGGTCATCTGTGTGAAGGGGTGAGACCGGCACGGCCGCCGACAGGCGGGTCCGGCGGTCCAGGCGGTCAGGCGGGTCGGGTGGGCAATGGGCCGGGGGCCGGATGCCGTGGCTTCCGGTCCCCGATCCTGTTTCACGGGGTGCGGTGGACCTTGGAGTTGGATGCCTGGGCGCGGGGGCGGACGACCAGGAGGTCGATGTTGACGTGGCTGGGGCGGGTGACGGCCCAGGTGATCGTGTCGGCCACGTCGGAGGCGGTGAGGGGGGCGTCGACGCCCGCGTACACCTTGGCGGCCTTCTCCGTGTCGCCGCGGAACCGGGTGGTCGCGAACTCCTCGGTCTTCACCATGCCGGGGGCGACCTCGATGACGCGGACCGGGGTGCCGACGATCTCCAGGCGGAGGGTCTCGGCGAGGACGTGCTCTCCGTGCTTGGCCGCGACGTAGCCGCCGCCGCCCTCGTAGGAGGAGAGTGCCGCGGTGGAGGAGAGGATGACGATCGTGCCGTCGCCGCTCGCGGTGAGGGCGGGCAGCAGGGCCTGGGTCACGTTGAGGGTGCCGATGACGTTCGTCTCGTACATCTGGCGCCAGTCCGCGGGGTCGCCGGTGGCGACGGGGTCGGCGCCCAGTGCGCCGCCCGCGTTGTTGACGAGGACCGCGAGGGAGCGGAAGGCCGTGGCGAACTCGTCGACCGCTGTGCGGTCGGTGACGTCGAGGGCGTACGCCGTCGCTTCGTGGCCCGCTTCGGTGATCTCGGCGGCGAGCGCTTCGATGCGGTCCTTGCGGCGGGCGGTGAGCACGACGCGGTAGCCGGCGGCTGCGAGCTGCCTGGCGGTCGCGGCGCCGATACCGCTGCTCGCGCCGGTGATGACGGCGATGGGGGTGGCGGCCATGGCGATCTCCTCGGACGGCTGATCGGTACGGGCCAAGGATAGGCAGGCCGGTGGGGCGGGCCTTCACCGGCCGTGGGCGCCCGGACAGGCGGGGCGCGGGGCAGGGGCGGGCGCGGGGCAGAGTTGGGGGAATGCGCGGAGCAGGCGCGGGCAGGGCCTACCGGCCGCGGGGTGCGTACATGATCAAGGCCATCCCGGCCAGGCAGACCAGCGCGCCGATCACGTCCCACCGGTCGGGGCGGTATCCGTCGGCGACCATGCCCCAGGCGAGGGAGCCGGCGACGAACACGCCGCCGTACGCGGCGAGGATGCGGCCGAACTCGCCGTCCGGCTGGAGCGTCGCCACGAATCCGTAGAGACCGAGGGCGATGACACCGGCGCCGATCCAGACCCACCCCCGTCCGCCGTGCGTGTCGCTGCCCCGGACGCCCTGCCAGACGAGCCAGGCTCCGCCGATCTCGAAGAGGGCGGCGACGGCGAAGAGGGCGATGGAGCGCGCGACGAGCATGGGAGGAGCGTTTCACGTGGGGCCCGGGTGGGCCGTGCGGGTGGGGTGAGGCGCGTCGAACCGGTCATCAAATAGGGATGATTGGGGATGATCGGTATATTCGCCGCATGGTAGCGACGCGTAGAGCTCTGCTGGTGGTGTCCGCCGCGGCGGCGATGGCGGCGACCGTGCTGTGGGGGGCGGGGGCCTCGGCCGCAGTCCCGTCCGCAACCCCGCCCGTGCCCCATGGTGTGGTGCCGCAGGCGGATGTGTCCCATCACGGGCATGTCTCCCTCTGGGGTGATCGGCTCGGAATCTGGCTGGAGAGCACGAACAGCGGTCCGTGGGATCTGGTGGACACCACCGTGCGGCTGCGGTTCTCGGCGCCGCTGGAGGGGCGCCAGGGGCTGCCGCAGGGCTGTCTCTGGGGTGACCGCAGCACGGTGCTGTGCCGGACGGGCCCGTTGTCGGCGGACGGGGGGACCCTGCGGGCCGTACTCGATCTGCGGCTCGGGGCGCGGCCTGCGGAGGTGGTCGTGCGGGTCGACACCCTGTGGAGCGGTGGTGTGCCGGACCGCGATCCGCGCAACAACGAGCACGAGGTGCTGGCGCCGGCCACGGGGGACGCGTACGTCTTCTGACGGGGGCTCGGTACGGCCTTCAGCGGCGCATGCCGAGCGCCTTGTCCGGGACCGCGCCAACGGCGGTCGGCAGGTGGGTGGCCGTCCTTATGCCTGGGCGGTCGGGGCCTCGGTGCTCAGTCCGCCGAACTCGCGGACGGCGTCCGCGACGATGGTTTCCAGGTGTGCGTGGTGGGCTCCCCGCCAGTACGCCCGGCCGCACTCCGTGCACTGGGCGAACACGTCGTAGGACTGTCGCGTGCCCTGTTCCAGCTGGGCGCTCACCGAGCTCTTGTCGGCATCCGCCAGCTTCCCGTTGCAGGCGGTGCACCGCGTCCACGGCGCGAGGACCGGGGCGAAGCGCCCCAGTACGTCGCGGAGCTGTGCCTCCGGACGGTCGCTGTAGATGTACGCGCCCGCCCAGATCTCCCGACGCCGCAGCAGCCCCCGGTCCCGGGAGAGCAGCACCCGCTGCTCCTTGGCCGAAAGGGTGGCCAGTGCCGCGTCACCGATGTCCTCGCTCTCGTACGCGGCGTCGACGCCCAGCAGCCGCAGGCGCCGGGCGAGCGTGCCGAGGTGGACGTCGAGGAGGAAGCGCAGCGGGGCGCCGGGTACGCGCTGGGGGCGTTCGACGGGGCGCACCTCGACCAGTTCGCCCGCGCTGGGGATGTGCGACACGGGCACGGGGCGGCCGTCCACGACCAGTTGTCCGGCCTCGGTGAGCGGGACCCCGAGGGACTCCACGACGTGGCCGAGCGTCGACGAACCGTCGGTGGTGACGCTCGTGCGTCCGGCCCGGCGGTCGTGCGCGACGAAGAGTCGCAGCTCAGGGGCGACTTCGAGATCGATCTCCGGTCCGTTCACCTCGTCAGGATGCCATTGCGGGGACGCGGCGGCGAGGGCTTTCCGGGTCCTGGTCAAGGCCCCTGGACAGCCGCGTGAGAGGCGGTGGCGGTGGGTCCGACCGCTGGAGGCGGGGACCGGTGCGGCTCCGCAGAGTGCGGCGGACGGGCCTCCGTCCCTACCCCCGCCCCGTCAGCGGGCGCGGCACCGCTCCCGTCAGCGCGGGGCGAAGGCCGTCGGAGGTGCGCCCACCGTCGCGGTGAAATCCCTGACCAGGTGTGCCTGGTCGCTGTAGCCGAGGTCCGCGGCCAGGGCCGCCCAGTCGGTCTTCGGGTCCGACTCGGCGCGTTCCAGGGCTTCGTGGATGCGGTAGCGGAGGATGACCCACTTGGGGCCGACCCCCACGTACGTCGAGAAGAGCCGCTGAAGCGAGCGAACGGACAGGCCCTCGGCGCGGGCCAGTTGTCCTACCCGGAGCAGTGAGCGGTCAGCACGCACGCGTTCGGCCACGGCCATGGCCCGGTCGGCCCCGGGATCGGGGTGGGGGCCGAGCGACAGCAGACAGCGGTCGAGTGCGGCGATCCGGGCGTCCTCGTCCTCCGGGTCCAGTACGGCTGCCGGAGACGGTGGCGCGGACAGCACCTCGTCTGCGGGAAGCCGCAGGCCTGTCCACTGCGAGACGGGCCGCCCCGGGGCGAACGGGCGGAATCCGCCGGGCCGGAACTGGACGCCGCAGACACGCCCCCGCCCTTCCAGTTTCTGGGCGAAGAGACCGAGGCCGAGGCCCGAGACCTCCGCGAAACCGGCCCGTTCCCCCTCGTCGCCGCTCTCGAACCGCTGGAAGACGAGGTTCACCGAGGGGTGGGGCACCACGTGCGACACGAACGGCTGGGTCAGGTCCCAGTCGATCAGCCAGTAGTGCTCCAGATAGGGCCGCAGAGCGGGGGCGGGCTCCCGGCGGCGGAAGCGTACGTGCGTGAACAGGTCGGAGGCTTCGACGATGCCCCGGGTATCGGGTCGAGGTGCGGCCATGGGGGCGATCCTAGGAGTGCTCCGGGCCCGTGACGCGTTTCTTCAAGACGTCGGCCGCCGCCCGGTGCACGGTCAAAGGCATGCAGAAGATGAGCGAATTGCTGGCAGCCGCCCGCGCACAGGCCCTTCCTGTGGTGGCGGGCATCGATGACGAACGGCTGGGGGACCCCACGCCGTGCAGCGAGTACGACGTCCGCGCCCTGCTCAACCATCTCTTCCACGTGGTCGTCAACTTTCAGGCGCTGGCCGCCAAGCAGCCGACGGACTTCGGCCTGACGCCCGATGTCGTGACGGGCGACTGGCGCGGCGCGTTCGCGCGGGAGACGGGGCAGCTGGTGACGGCATGGGACGCGTCCGGTGCCGAGGACGGCGTCGCGGGCGCGATGGGGCTGCCCGCCAGGACCGTGGGACTCATGGTGCTGGGGGATCTGACCGTGCACGCCTGGGACCTGGCGCGGGCGACGGGCCAGGACTTCCTGCCTGCCGGGGCGGCGGTGGACGAGGCGGGTCCCGCGTTCGCGGCGCTGGCACCGCAGGCCCGGGAGGGCAAGATGTTCGGCGAGCCGGTCCCCGTACCGGCCGGAGCTAGCGCCTTCGAGCAGCTGCTGGCGCTGACCGGCCGTGATCCCGGCTGGCGTCCGCCCCGGGTGTGACGTCGGCGGTCGCCCGGGGGCTGTGTACGCCAGGGGGGTCGTAGAGGGGTGCGAGGGCCTCGTACGCCCCGTCGACGATGCCCTCGGCCCGCGTCAGCATCGCGCGCTCGGCCAGTCGGGCGGCCTGATGGGTGTACGGGGACGGCGGCGCCGGATGGCGGCGCCGCCACCAGGTGTCGCACGCCCCGTAGATGCCGCTCGCGAAGACCAGCACGGGGATGGACAGTGCCAGCAGGGTGTCGTCCATGATGGGCCTCCCTCAATGCCGATGTCCCTTGCATCGGCATGTTCGGCCGGTCAGCTGAAGACGGTTCTTCGGCCAATGACTGGCCGGATCGGGCTTCAGGGGGCGTGCGCCGGGCTCAGGACCGCGGAGCGTGCAGCGCCCAGAGGTGCAGCGCGCCCCCGTCGGGCGACGTCGTGTGCGGAGCGCCTTCGGCGTCCAGGTCGACGACGGCCACCTCGGTGTCACCGCGCTGAACCAGCAGCCGACGGCCGGTCGGCCACCGGAGCACGGAGGGGGCGTCGACCGTGTCCCCGGCCGGGCCCAGGGGCGCCGTGAACGTGGTGACGGGCCGAACGTGCACTGCGCCGGTCATTGGGTCCCCTCCCGAAGTGCCTGATGATCTACGGGAACTGTAGGGCGTGGGTCCGACAGCGGCGTCCGGCGGCGGGGACGGTGACGGTGACGGTGACGCGAGGATTCAGTCGCGCGCAGTGAGCAACTGCCCCATGGCCGCGACGACGGAGGGTTCGACCCGGTAGTAGACCCAGGTGCCGCGGCGTTCGGAGGTCAGCAGGCCCGCGTCCTTGAGCTTCTTGAGGTGGTGGGAGACGGTCGGCTGGGAGACCCCGACGTCGGAGATGTCGCACACGCACGCCTCGCCGCCCTCGTGGGACGCGACCATCGAGAAGAGCCGAAGCCGTACCGGATCGCCGAGCGCCTTGAACATCGTGGCCGTACGGACGGACTCCTCGGCCGTCAGCGGGCGCTCGGAGAGTGGCGGGCAACAGGGAGCGGCGGGGGACTCCAGCAGGGGCAACGCCTTCGCATTCGACATATATCTATGTTGACACACGTCGAATCAGGAGGGGTGTGGAGCGCCTGCGGGGGGAATGTGGCGCGGGCCGGTCAGGGCCACACCAGGCAGTACGCCTGATGGCCCGCGTCGTGCAGGCGGTAGGAGAAGTCCTGCCACTCGTGGAGCAGCTGGTAGACGTTGTACGCGTCGCGGGGGCCGCCCCGGTCCGGGACCGTGGACCAGATGAAGGCGGCAGCGCCGACCGACTCCTCGCCGACATCGCGCAGGGGGTCGACGACGGTCATGGGGAGCTTGACCACCGCGTAATCGGGGTGCAGGACGACCAGTTCGAGCGGAGGGACCTTGTGCAGGGGTATGCCCTGTATGCCGGTCAGGACCATCGCGGCCACCGTCTCCGGCTTGATCTTGCTGAACATGCCGCCCATGCCCAGCTCGTCGCCGCCGAGCTCCTCGGGGCGCATCGAAATGGGCACACGTGCTGCCGTGGCCCCGTCGGGGGCCCCGAAGTACTTGTAGGTCACCCCCACGCGGCCACTGCTCCTGCTTCCGGAACTCCTCGCGTTCCCTGCCTGCGTGCCCTGTACGCGCTCAGCCTCACGCCGGTGCCGCCCTCGCCGGGCAGGCTCGGGCCCCAGGTCGTCGGTCCCTTCGCCCACTCCGCCACCGCGATGCATATCTCATCCACCCGACTACTTCTTAGGAGACGCGGCCCCGGCCGCGCAACCCGATCATCGTGTCAGTGACCTCCCCCACGGGCGTGCGGTGAAACACCTGTCCGCAAGACCGTCCGTGCCTCTGACACCATGGCATGTGTGAGCTTTCCCTAAT belongs to Streptomyces finlayi and includes:
- a CDS encoding TIGR03086 family metal-binding protein; the protein is MQKMSELLAAARAQALPVVAGIDDERLGDPTPCSEYDVRALLNHLFHVVVNFQALAAKQPTDFGLTPDVVTGDWRGAFARETGQLVTAWDASGAEDGVAGAMGLPARTVGLMVLGDLTVHAWDLARATGQDFLPAGAAVDEAGPAFAALAPQAREGKMFGEPVPVPAGASAFEQLLALTGRDPGWRPPRV
- a CDS encoding DUF3558 domain-containing protein, with product MAYAPGVALLAVLVAGCSAGSDGTADDPDSKPGSPTVSAAPPGRYRTLPEPCRAVPLSTLKDLLPGAAELPVDQQEKVYEGTAAVTYDTDRKVGCRWKADSPDMSRNLVIDFERVVSYDPAVSDDYRAGEVYTKKETAADLPVASTPDGQKETSPGATPTTPSAGNGTGAGGPTGASGATADALQPRILDNLGDAAFLDDVLTRAGSTAQHRTVSVVFRTSNVIVTVRYSEQPALVTKVPDSKELQEKARALARKLADTLSE
- a CDS encoding RtcB family protein, producing the protein MSYVEVPGQQVPIRMWADPASVEDGAMQQLRNVATLPWIKGLAVMPDVHYGKGATVGSVIAMHGAVCPAAVGVDIGCGMSAVKTSLTANDLPGDLSRLRSKIEQAIPVGRGMHDEIVEPGKLHGFPTAGWDDFWGRFDGIADAVKFRQERATKQMGTLGSGNHFCEICIDTDGSVWLMLHSGSRNIGKELADHHIGIAQSLPHNQGLIDRDLAVFISETPQMAAYRNDLFWAQEYAKFNRAIMMGLLKDVVRKEFKKAKVAFEQEISCHHNYVAEERYEGLDLLVTRKGAIRAGSGEYGIIPGSMGTGSYIVKGLGSEKSFNSASHGAGRRMSRNAAKKRFTTQDLEQQTRGVECRKDSGVVDEIPAAYKPIEQVIEQQTDLVAVVAKLKQVICVKG
- a CDS encoding ArsR/SmtB family transcription factor; protein product: MSNAKALPLLESPAAPCCPPLSERPLTAEESVRTATMFKALGDPVRLRLFSMVASHEGGEACVCDISDVGVSQPTVSHHLKKLKDAGLLTSERRGTWVYYRVEPSVVAAMGQLLTARD
- a CDS encoding helix-turn-helix domain-containing protein — its product is MAAPRPDTRGIVEASDLFTHVRFRRREPAPALRPYLEHYWLIDWDLTQPFVSHVVPHPSVNLVFQRFESGDEGERAGFAEVSGLGLGLFAQKLEGRGRVCGVQFRPGGFRPFAPGRPVSQWTGLRLPADEVLSAPPSPAAVLDPEDEDARIAALDRCLLSLGPHPDPGADRAMAVAERVRADRSLLRVGQLARAEGLSVRSLQRLFSTYVGVGPKWVILRYRIHEALERAESDPKTDWAALAADLGYSDQAHLVRDFTATVGAPPTAFAPR
- a CDS encoding YnfA family protein, yielding MLVARSIALFAVAALFEIGGAWLVWQGVRGSDTHGGRGWVWIGAGVIALGLYGFVATLQPDGEFGRILAAYGGVFVAGSLAWGMVADGYRPDRWDVIGALVCLAGMALIMYAPRGR
- a CDS encoding DUF3558 domain-containing protein, with protein sequence MHRSAPRLSRILACAAVPLMLVVTGCSSDDGKKDADASASASAKPTVPTVEPAKFTQLPDPCKALAKKTISSLVPKAKVKGGTPGKSSDVQARAGCSWNGLDDNGVKGSQYRWLDVGYTRFASDPSLGSGAARATEDYTKQVAKAQATEDAKKLETTALDGVGEQATAITYDLTKTSEDFEYATVVARTGNVVVTLTYNGAGYAGAKSPSASDILKGAEKAAKEAVAAVATANAADDVDSAGTKVPSKGKSSTAPDTTSSKAPSKSTAKPRT
- a CDS encoding SDR family NAD(P)-dependent oxidoreductase, whose product is MAATPIAVITGASSGIGAATARQLAAAGYRVVLTARRKDRIEALAAEITEAGHEATAYALDVTDRTAVDEFATAFRSLAVLVNNAGGALGADPVATGDPADWRQMYETNVIGTLNVTQALLPALTASGDGTIVILSSTAALSSYEGGGGYVAAKHGEHVLAETLRLEIVGTPVRVIEVAPGMVKTEEFATTRFRGDTEKAAKVYAGVDAPLTASDVADTITWAVTRPSHVNIDLLVVRPRAQASNSKVHRTP
- a CDS encoding Mut7-C RNAse domain-containing protein; this encodes MNGPEIDLEVAPELRLFVAHDRRAGRTSVTTDGSSTLGHVVESLGVPLTEAGQLVVDGRPVPVSHIPSAGELVEVRPVERPQRVPGAPLRFLLDVHLGTLARRLRLLGVDAAYESEDIGDAALATLSAKEQRVLLSRDRGLLRRREIWAGAYIYSDRPEAQLRDVLGRFAPVLAPWTRCTACNGKLADADKSSVSAQLEQGTRQSYDVFAQCTECGRAYWRGAHHAHLETIVADAVREFGGLSTEAPTAQA